The Pseudomonadota bacterium DNA window ACGTCTTTTCCCACTTCATCTAGCACATCACGCACGGTAGTAAACGTGCCTGCTCTCTTAGACATTTTAACAGGCTTGCCGTCATCCATAAAATTAACAAGCTGTGATATTTTAACATCAATTTCCGCATTGCCGTCACTAATTGCTTTCACAACTGATTTTAGCCTCTTTACATAACCGCCATGGTCTGCACCAAGCACTATTACCATTTTGTTGAAACCACGTTCATACTTATCCAGATGATAGGCAATATCAGCGGCAAAATAAGTATAGCTACCGTCAGATTTCTTTATTGCCCTGTCAATATCATCACCGAACTGCGTTGATTTGAACAATGTCTGCTCTCTAGGCTCCCAGTCGTCAGGCTGCTTACCTTTAGGAGCTTCAAGGATACCTTTATATATAAGCCCTCTTTCTTCTAATAGTTTTAAACCTTTTTCAACTTTGCCGCTATCCTGTATGTCTTTTTCAGAAGTAAATACATCGTGGGTTATACCAAGTGCAGCCAGATCGTTTTTAATAAGGGATATCATTGTATATACCGCAAATTCTCTAACTATAGGCAACCATTTATCTTCTTTTTTACCAATCAGGTCTTTTTCATATTCCTGAGCTAATGACTCGCCTACAACTTTCAGATATTCACCCGGATACAAACCTTCCGGAATTTCACCGATATTCTCACCCAAAGCTTCCCTGTACCTTAAATATGCAGATTTTGCCAATACATCTATTTGCGAACCTGCGTCATTTATGTAATATTCTTTTGTAACATTATATCCGGCTTTAAATAACAACAAAGCAAGTGCATCACCATAAACGGCACCTCTGCAGTGCCCTATATGCATAGGTCCCGTCGGATTGGCCGAAACATATTCAATGTTAACTTTCTCGTTCTTTCCCATATTAGAATTGCCGTAGCCGATACCTTCTTCAATAATACCAAGAAGTACGTCCTGCCAAATATAAGGCTTTAATTTAATATTTATAAATCCTGGACCTGCGGTACTTACCGAATCGACCATATTTACATGTTCAAGTTTTTTAGAAATAACATCTGCCAGTTCAAAAGGTTTTTTTTTCGCAGCTTTGGAAATTACCATAGCCGCATTCGTAGCAACATCGCCATGACTTGCATCACGCGGAGGCTCAGCGGTAACTGCCGAAAAAGAAATGCCTGAAGGAATAACACCTTCTAAAACCAACTGATGTAAAATCTCCTCTATTTCAACATGCAATATCTTGAATATATTCACTAAACAAACCTTTTTAATTTAATTTTACGCCTCTATTGCCGCACCTAAACTACCCGAATAAATTCAGCACGACAAAAATTATCAGCCTAACCACATTTTATGAAGTCATTCATTTTAAATTTAATATACTTAATTATTTATAAAAACAAACAATTATTGATTGTTTCAGGTAGTGTTCACCATATATTTATTACAAATTGTATTATAGAAGCCTCTGCAAAAGTCAAAAAAACTACTCTCCCCTTGAGGGAGAGTTAAAAACACGAAGTGTTTTGTGAGGGGTAGAAACTAGCAAGCGTTTGTTATAGCTGTATGTATCGTCCCCTCCAAGAGAGGGTTGGGGTAAAGGATTTTTCAACATATGCTTTAATTGCAATATACTGTTTTTGTTGAAACTCCCCCCTCTTCCTAACCTTCTACTAAAGGGAGAGGGGACTAAGATTTCAACTTTACAACCATTTTGCAGAAGCTTCTGTAGAAATTATTGTGCTTTAAATATTTCACCGTTCTTGTCAAAAGAACTCTCCGCAAGCTGAACAAAAATTTCCGTAATCTCGTTCGGCTTTTTTATATTCGACATATCAAGTCCGGGCATAGCTTCGGCAAGCATCTTTGTATCCACCTGCCCCGGATCAACTAAGTTTACCCTTATATTTGACTGCCTTACTTCCGCAGCATATGTTTTTACCAGCTTTTCCAATCCTGCCTTACTTACCGCATAAGCACCCCAGTAAGGAGAGTCATTTTGTACAACTGCCGAAGTTACAAATATTCCCCTGCCGGAATCCGACATTCTTAATAACGGATCCATACTTCGCAATATCCGATAGTTTGCCGTCATATTCAACGCTATGATTTTTTCCCAAACCTTGCTATCTATTTGATGCAAAGGGCTTAAATGTCCCAACTGTGCAGCATTACTTACAATAATATCCAGCTTCCCGAAACGCTCATATATTAACGCTCCTAGCTGATCAATCTTTTGATATTCGGTTAAATCGACAGGCACAATAATGCAGTTACCGTTAATTTTTTTTATTTCATCGTCAACCGATTCTAAGGCTGTAGCAGTTCTTGCGGCAATTATTACATGTGCCCCTTCTTCTGCGTATTTTATAGCAACTGCCGCTCCTATTCCTCGGGAAGCACCCGTAACTAATGCAATTTTACCATCTAACCGTTTAGTCATTTTACGCCTTTCTTGTATCTTGAAACAGCGGCAACTGTGAAGTTTCGCCTAAATCGGCAACCTGAATAGGATAATCATCTGTAAAACATGCATCACAAAATTGAGGGCATTCGTTATTTCTGGCATCATAACCGCTTGCTCTGTACAAACCGTCAACAGACAAGAACTTTAGAGAATCAACGCCTATGATTTTGGCAATCTCCTCCACCGAATTGTTAGCTGCTATAAGCTTTTCTTTTTCCGGAGTATCAACCCCGTAATAGCAAGGGCCTATTGTCGGAGGGCTAGCAATTCTCATATGTATTTTCGTAGCTCCCGCCTCACGAACCATCGCTACAATTTTTTTGGAAGTAGTTCCCCTTACGATACTATCATCAATAAGAATGACTTCTTTGCCTTTTAAAACTTCGGAATTAGCATTATGCTTCAGCTTAACGCCAAGATTCCTAACCTGATCGGTAGGCTCGATAAATGTACGCCCGATATAGTGATTCCTTATAATTCCCAGTTCAAACGGAAGCCCGGCTTCCTCAGCATATCCGATTGCCGCAGGAACTCCCGAATCTGGTACCGGTACTACCAAATCTGCCTTAACGGAACTTTCTTTAGCCAGTTCTCTTCCTATGTTTTTTCTGACGTTATAAACGTTTCTTCCTTCAACTACACTATCCGGCCTGGAAAAATAGACATATTCAAAAATGCAAAAACGAGGTTTTTTATCACCGAAAGGTTTTGTGGAGTGTAAGCCGTCTTTGTCAATAACGACTATTTCACCCGGTTCAATATCCCGTTCGAACTTAGCTCCGATTATATCGAAAGCACATGTTTCGGAGGCTATTATATATGAATCGCCTAAACGCCCTAAAGATAACGGTCTTACCCCAAGAGGGTCACGTGCGCCTATTAATTTTTTCTGCGTCATAGCAACCAACGAATAAGCACCTTCAACCCTGCTTAATACCTCCGTCAAACGGTCTAAGGCTTTAGACATTGTGCTATTAGCGATTAAATGGATAAATATTTCCGTATCCATAGTTGATTGGAATATTGCACCGCTTTGTATCAGTTCTTTACGTAAGGTAAGTGCATTAGTAAGATTGCCGTTATGGGCTATTGCCATTCCACCGAAACTGAACTCGGCAAAAACCGGCTGTATATTTCTTGCCTGCTTTCCCCCTGATGTAGAGTATCTGACGTGACCGATAGCAATGTCGCCTTTTAATTCGTCAATAACCTCTTTTGAGCTGAAATTATCGCCTACCCTGCCTATGGCTTTATGGCTAAAAAACTGCCCCTGATTAAAAGATATTATGCCTGCCGCCTCTTGCCCTCTATGCTGCAAGGCGTGTAGCCCCAGTGCCGTATGAGCCGCTGCGTCAGGATTAGAATATATACCGAAAACCCCACATTCTTCATTTAATGAGTCCCCATTTATATAGTCATCTATCATAAAAACCTTATTCACCTTCATTCACAGTATCAACAAGACGGTCTAACTGCTTAATATTTAGCTGCTTATACCCCGTCCCGTCCTCTTGTGGCAACTCTTTATTTTCAATTTGAGTGCCGTTTACAATATTTTTCAACATGTCAAAGTCTTCCGCCAACACAGCGTCCTCTTCCGATATCTCCCCATTTGCCAAAGACTCGCTATAAGTATTCAAAATATCCCTGAAAATAGACATTTTATCTAATTCGGAAAGGTCGTCACCTTTAGCTTCGTACTTGGTCTTTATTTTCTCGTAAGCTTTTTCAGGTATGGCTGACTTTATTTTTGCCATTACTTTCATTTCATCTTTGTTTAATGCCCTTGGAACTGCGTCTTTCGTACCGCCGTCCGCCATAGATTTTACAACCCTATCCTTTACTTCGGAAACACGCTCAACCATATATTCCTGCAAACCGTCAGGCAATGTTGCCAAAATGATTTCAGTTGAATAGTTGAGAACATTATATGTTTTTGCATCAACGAGGAATCCCGGACCATATCTTTTTGTGCCTCCTTTTTCCACCCCTCCGAACTCTATCATTTCCGACACGGTTTTCATGCAGAAAAATGCAAGACAGACGATTAAAACACCTCTGGCAAAACCGAAAGCCAGTCCCAATGTTTTATCAAAGAAACTTTTTCGATAAGAACGTATTAAAAAAAGTATTTTAGAGTTAATGATAGCAAGTATGGTAAATACCACTAAGAATATAATTAAAATCGATGCTACTTTCGTTACCGTTTCATTTGCAATGAAATTTTTAAGATATTCTTCAAAAAAAGGTGCAAAATAAATTGCTATAGCAGCAGACCCAAGCCACGTTATCAATGAAAACAACGCCTTGATAAATCCGCGAAAAAACGCAAGTAGCGACGACACAAACACTATTGTGATTATTGTGATGTCAAACCAGTTTAAATCTGAAAGTTCCATATAAATATCTTATGCAATTTGCTTTTCTTGTTCAAAAAAACTCGCAAGTTCTCTTATATGCCTGATTTGCTTTAAAATAAAGGAGTTATTTTGATTTTTAACTCCATCAGGAACAATAGCACTTGCAAAACCTAACTTTTTCGACTCTTTGAGCCTTATATCCGACTGCCCTACCATTCTGACTTCACCTGATAAACCCAGTTCACCAAAAATAACACATTCATATGGTAAAGGTTTATTAACAAATGACGATATAAGGGCAATCGCAACGGCCAAATCGGCAGCAGGCTCGTTTATTTTTAAACCGCCTGCAACATTCAGATATATTTCTTTATCCGCCAGAAAAATGCCGTATCTCGTCTGTAAAACGGCAATTATCATAGCAAGACGGTTCGAGTCCCACCCAACAACCGCCCTTCTTGGAGTAGGCACGGGGGTGGAAGCCACTAACGCCTGTATTTCCAGCAACACCGGTCTTGTTCCCTCCATTCCGGCAAACACGGTAGAACCGCTCATCTTGCCGCCTGTCGAAGACAAAAACAGTGCCGAAGGGTTAGGCACTTCAACAAGTCCTTTCTCGCACATTTCAAAAACACCGATTTCATTTGCTGCACCGAAACGGTTTTTTATCGCCCTCAATATACGGAATTGATGCCCTCTTTCCCCTTCAAAATAAAGAACGGTATCAACCATATGTTCTAATACTTTAGGGCCGGCTATCTGCCCTTCTTTAGTAACATGACCTACTATCAGCATGGTAATGTTCTTTTTCTTGGCAAAGCTGATAAGCTCATGTGCGGAAGAACGAACCTGCGAAACCGTTCCCGGAGCCGAACTCATTTCCTCTATAAACATTGTCTGGATAGAATCAATAACAACCACATCAGGTTTTTCAGACGAATTAATACTTGCGATTATATCTTTAACATTAGTTGCCGACATAAGGTTTACTGGCGATTCATTAAGCCCCAGTCTTCTGGCTCTTAATCTCACCTGATCGACAGATTCCTCACCGGTAATATAGGCTGTTTTTACACCCGATAATGAAATAGCCGAAACGGTTTGCAATACTAATGTAGACTTACCGATTCCGGGATCGCCGCCTATTAAAATAGCCGCACCGCTAACAAGACCGCCGCCTAAGACTCTGTCTAACTCGGAAATACCCGTACTGCCTCGCTCAACATCTGTAGCTTTTCCCGATAAAGGTACAAACTCTATCTTCTGCCCGGCTTTCTTCATCGACAGGGAAGAATAACCTTCATTCACCTCCTCAACTATAGAATCCCAAGCATTGCAGCCGGAACACATACCCGACCATTTTTTATGGACGGTACCGCACTCCTGACAGATAAATGATGTATTACTTTTTGCCATTTAACTAACTTAAATATTTAAAATTCTTTCTATACAAATAGATTTCGTCATTCTACGAATTTGCTTAGTAAACAAATCAGAATTATAAAAGCCTATGCAAAAGGTTGTAAAGCCCAAATCTTAGTCCCCTCTCCCAAAGGGAAAGGGAGCTTTTGCCCCCTTTTGAAGAGGCTCCTATAGTATAATACGTAAACTAAATTCAAATTTACAGCATTTCTAATGATCCTGAAGCTTCATTTTTATAGGTCCTTTTGCACGACCGTTAATAAATTGCTGCACATATTCATTATCACATGAGTTAAGGTTCTTAACACTATCATGCCAGATAATCTTTCCTTCATATATCATCGCTACTTTATCGGCTATTTTTTTAGCCGAATGCATATCATGCGTAATAGTGAATGTTGTCGCACCAAGTTCCGAGGAACACTTTATTATAAGGTCGTTAATCACATCTGCCATAATAGGGTCAAGACCCGTAGTAGGCTCATCAAAGAAAATAACTTCAGGATTATGGACTATAGCCCTTGCAAGTGCTACACGTTTTTGCATACCGCCCGATAACTCCGAAGGAAACAATTTTGCAACTTCTCCTCCAAGACCGACGCTATTTAGCTTTTCAACAGCCAAATCGTAAGCCTCGGCATTATTCACTTTTTTAGATTGCATCATGGCAAATGATATATTTTTCCACACAGGAATACTGTCAAACAACGCACCGCCTTGAAATAGCATACCGAAACGCTCCATCATAATAGCTCGCTCCCTTGAGCTGAAATGAGCCACTTCCTGACCGTCTATTTTTATACTTCCCCTTGTCGGCTCCATCAGCCCCATAATATTCTTTATAAGCACAGACTTGCCGCTGCCTGAACCGCCTATAACCACCAATGATTCACCTTTATGGATATCAAGGTCAACTCCACGCAAAACCTTCTTTTCACCGAAGTTTTTATGGACGTTACGAAGCCTTATTTTCACATCGGAAGGCGTACGTGATTGCGTCTTCTTGGGACGCATATAGCTTTTTATAGTTCTAAGTACAGGGTTCATTTTGTTTATCATTTTGTAAAGAAAAACTCCGTAGCAAAGTAATTAGAAAACAATATGAGCATTGAAGCTGCAACAACCGCATTAGTTGTAGCTATACCTACTCCGTTTGCACCGCCTCTGGAGTTATAACCGTGGTAACAACCCATCAAAGTTATTATAAAACCGAAAATAGACGCTTTGATTAGACCTGTTATAACATCTTTTTGCTCTAATATCGAGAATGTACTTCTCAAATAATTACCTGATGAAAAATCAAGTTTATTTACTCCTATCAGATACCCTCCGAATACCCCGATTATGTCGGCAATTAACACCAGACACGGCAAAGTTATCACGCCTGCAAGCACCCTTGGGGCGATAAGATATTTAAATGGATTTGTGGACAAAGTAACCAATGCGTCTATCTGCTCGGTCACCTTCATAGTTCCGATTTCCGCTGCGGTAGCCGCACCCACACGCCCCGCCACCATCAAACCGGCAAGCACAGGACCAAGCTCCCTTGTAATAGCTATCACCACTACCGTAGCTATAGAATCCTCCGCGTTCATACGAGAAAAGCCGGTATAGCTTTGCAATGCAAGAACCGCTCCGGTGAATATAGCCGTAAGACCTACTACGGGCAGGGAATAATAGCCTATAATAACTACATATTTCAAAAGAACCTTAGGATAGTATGGAGGCGTAATTATATGAAATATCGTGCGTATAGCAAACACTACTACATCACCGATAGCCTCAAGGAAATCAAGAAAGATTCGTCCTATTATTTGTAAAATATTCACAAAAAACCTCAATTTGTGTAAATCCTCTTGTAGCGGCTTCCAAGTGATGTCAGCACTTCATAATCAATAGTTTCCGCAAGTTCCGCTAATTCGTCCAACTTTACATTAGCTCCCAGAATTTCTACTTCGTCACCAACATTAATCTCGTCTTTAATAGAGGTAATATCAACAGTAATCAAGTCCATTGATACACGACCTACCACAGGAATTTTTTTTCCGTTTATTGCACAATAGGATCTATTACCGAATATCCTAAAATAACCGTCCGCATAGCCGATAGGCAATGTGGCTATTTTTGAACCTTTATCTAATATGTAGGTTGCACCATAGCCGACTGTTTCCTCACTGTCAATATTGCGTATTTGCAATATATTACTAGTAATTTCCACAACGTTTTTCATGGGGTTCAGGCTATTGGGAACGGGATTTCCTCCATAAAGTGCTATAC harbors:
- the argS gene encoding arginine--tRNA ligase, with product MNIFKILHVEIEEILHQLVLEGVIPSGISFSAVTAEPPRDASHGDVATNAAMVISKAAKKKPFELADVISKKLEHVNMVDSVSTAGPGFINIKLKPYIWQDVLLGIIEEGIGYGNSNMGKNEKVNIEYVSANPTGPMHIGHCRGAVYGDALALLLFKAGYNVTKEYYINDAGSQIDVLAKSAYLRYREALGENIGEIPEGLYPGEYLKVVGESLAQEYEKDLIGKKEDKWLPIVREFAVYTMISLIKNDLAALGITHDVFTSEKDIQDSGKVEKGLKLLEERGLIYKGILEAPKGKQPDDWEPREQTLFKSTQFGDDIDRAIKKSDGSYTYFAADIAYHLDKYERGFNKMVIVLGADHGGYVKRLKSVVKAISDGNAEIDVKISQLVNFMDDGKPVKMSKRAGTFTTVRDVLDEVGKDVIRFIMLTRKNDAVLDFDLKLVKEQSKDNPVFYVQYACARANSVIRNATEECPEAVEMAKGINRDMLAKLDSQEEIALIRIMAQWPRIVEAAASANEPHRVAFYLQELASHFHALWNKGKDDEVLRFILKNNPEITAARLILLKSMINVISSGLFIFNIEPVREM
- a CDS encoding SDR family NAD(P)-dependent oxidoreductase is translated as MTKRLDGKIALVTGASRGIGAAVAIKYAEEGAHVIIAARTATALESVDDEIKKINGNCIIVPVDLTEYQKIDQLGALIYERFGKLDIIVSNAAQLGHLSPLHQIDSKVWEKIIALNMTANYRILRSMDPLLRMSDSGRGIFVTSAVVQNDSPYWGAYAVSKAGLEKLVKTYAAEVRQSNIRVNLVDPGQVDTKMLAEAMPGLDMSNIKKPNEITEIFVQLAESSFDKNGEIFKAQ
- the purF gene encoding amidophosphoribosyltransferase, whose amino-acid sequence is MKVNKVFMIDDYINGDSLNEECGVFGIYSNPDAAAHTALGLHALQHRGQEAAGIISFNQGQFFSHKAIGRVGDNFSSKEVIDELKGDIAIGHVRYSTSGGKQARNIQPVFAEFSFGGMAIAHNGNLTNALTLRKELIQSGAIFQSTMDTEIFIHLIANSTMSKALDRLTEVLSRVEGAYSLVAMTQKKLIGARDPLGVRPLSLGRLGDSYIIASETCAFDIIGAKFERDIEPGEIVVIDKDGLHSTKPFGDKKPRFCIFEYVYFSRPDSVVEGRNVYNVRKNIGRELAKESSVKADLVVPVPDSGVPAAIGYAEEAGLPFELGIIRNHYIGRTFIEPTDQVRNLGVKLKHNANSEVLKGKEVILIDDSIVRGTTSKKIVAMVREAGATKIHMRIASPPTIGPCYYGVDTPEKEKLIAANNSVEEIAKIIGVDSLKFLSVDGLYRASGYDARNNECPQFCDACFTDDYPIQVADLGETSQLPLFQDTRKA
- a CDS encoding CvpA family protein, whose product is MELSDLNWFDITIITIVFVSSLLAFFRGFIKALFSLITWLGSAAIAIYFAPFFEEYLKNFIANETVTKVASILIIFLVVFTILAIINSKILFLIRSYRKSFFDKTLGLAFGFARGVLIVCLAFFCMKTVSEMIEFGGVEKGGTKRYGPGFLVDAKTYNVLNYSTEIILATLPDGLQEYMVERVSEVKDRVVKSMADGGTKDAVPRALNKDEMKVMAKIKSAIPEKAYEKIKTKYEAKGDDLSELDKMSIFRDILNTYSESLANGEISEEDAVLAEDFDMLKNIVNGTQIENKELPQEDGTGYKQLNIKQLDRLVDTVNEGE
- the radA gene encoding DNA repair protein RadA, with protein sequence MAKSNTSFICQECGTVHKKWSGMCSGCNAWDSIVEEVNEGYSSLSMKKAGQKIEFVPLSGKATDVERGSTGISELDRVLGGGLVSGAAILIGGDPGIGKSTLVLQTVSAISLSGVKTAYITGEESVDQVRLRARRLGLNESPVNLMSATNVKDIIASINSSEKPDVVVIDSIQTMFIEEMSSAPGTVSQVRSSAHELISFAKKKNITMLIVGHVTKEGQIAGPKVLEHMVDTVLYFEGERGHQFRILRAIKNRFGAANEIGVFEMCEKGLVEVPNPSALFLSSTGGKMSGSTVFAGMEGTRPVLLEIQALVASTPVPTPRRAVVGWDSNRLAMIIAVLQTRYGIFLADKEIYLNVAGGLKINEPAADLAVAIALISSFVNKPLPYECVIFGELGLSGEVRMVGQSDIRLKESKKLGFASAIVPDGVKNQNNSFILKQIRHIRELASFFEQEKQIA
- a CDS encoding ATP-binding cassette domain-containing protein, yielding MRPKKTQSRTPSDVKIRLRNVHKNFGEKKVLRGVDLDIHKGESLVVIGGSGSGKSVLIKNIMGLMEPTRGSIKIDGQEVAHFSSRERAIMMERFGMLFQGGALFDSIPVWKNISFAMMQSKKVNNAEAYDLAVEKLNSVGLGGEVAKLFPSELSGGMQKRVALARAIVHNPEVIFFDEPTTGLDPIMADVINDLIIKCSSELGATTFTITHDMHSAKKIADKVAMIYEGKIIWHDSVKNLNSCDNEYVQQFINGRAKGPIKMKLQDH
- a CDS encoding ABC transporter permease, which codes for MNILQIIGRIFLDFLEAIGDVVVFAIRTIFHIITPPYYPKVLLKYVVIIGYYSLPVVGLTAIFTGAVLALQSYTGFSRMNAEDSIATVVVIAITRELGPVLAGLMVAGRVGAATAAEIGTMKVTEQIDALVTLSTNPFKYLIAPRVLAGVITLPCLVLIADIIGVFGGYLIGVNKLDFSSGNYLRSTFSILEQKDVITGLIKASIFGFIITLMGCYHGYNSRGGANGVGIATTNAVVAASMLILFSNYFATEFFFTK